GGCGGCGAGTTCCTCCATGAGGATCTCTTCGCGATGGCGGCGGCCTACCTTTTCCACATCGTCAAGAACCACCCCTTCATCGACGGCAACAAGCGGACCGGCTTCGTCGCCGCCCTGGCGTTCCTCGAACTCAACGGCCTGATGCTTCAGGAAGCCCCCAGCGAGATTCTCTACGAAGCCACGATGGCCGTCGCCGAGGGCCGGATGTCGAAGGCCGAGCTGACCGAGGCGCTTCGGGCTCTCCCCTGGGGGCCGACGGCGTCGGGCTGACGTCTGACGGGCCGTTAAACGGGCTCCTCGGCGATTGGGATTCGACCGGCGTCGGCGGCTCGGCGAAGCTCCTGGTAGTCGCGTTCGGTCTGGTCGGCGTAGGCGACGGCGAAATCGGCGACGGCTTCGTCGAAGGCGTCGGAAGACCCGAGATAGCCGCTGATCGCGGCGGGCTCTCCGGAGCGGGCGTGCGCCCTTGCCAGGCACCAGCCGCAGAGTTCGGCGTACTGGCGCATGACGCCGGGGGGGTAAACTTCCACGCGCATCTTGATCTTCATGTCGCGAAGCTGGCGGACGTGGAAATGCCGGCCCGTGATTCCCTCCGACCACCCCAGGAACAGGTCGCTCGCCGACTGCATGAGCTGGCACCCCACCACCACGCGCTGGCCATGGTTGGGATGGACGCTCGGGCCGGCGTACCGTTCCAGGACCGAGGGGCCGGCTTCCTTCACCTGGAGGAACAGCGGATCCGCGTCGCCGGCTGTCAGCAGCAGCACGGCGCAAAGCGTTCCGACGCTCCCCACGCCCACGACCTTGATGGCGACGTCCTGAAGTTGGAATCGATCCAGGAGGACGCGGCGATGCTCCGGCAGGGTCTCTCGGTAGGCGACGAACGCCTTGCCGACCCGCTCCATCACCTCCTCGCGTCCTTCCTCGCGCCAGTGGAAGATCAGCGGCGGGTCGTCGCGGATCGTGGGCGTCAGCGCCTCGGTCAGGGCCAGTTCGGGATGGGCGTGGTCGCGCACGCTCCGCTCG
This is a stretch of genomic DNA from Paludisphaera rhizosphaerae. It encodes these proteins:
- a CDS encoding type II toxin-antitoxin system death-on-curing family toxin, whose protein sequence is MSPDFLSVVDILELHRIEVERHGGSDGVRDPGLLASAVAQPSAGFGGEFLHEDLFAMAAAYLFHIVKNHPFIDGNKRTGFVAALAFLELNGLMLQEAPSEILYEATMAVAEGRMSKAELTEALRALPWGPTASG
- a CDS encoding DUF2252 domain-containing protein; the encoded protein is MAISAQSSRRKTAPSLEAKALGRDPARKKLREQGKGLRESCPRRAHAAWRPADDRADPVRLLEESSVGRLPNLIPIRNARMLKSPFAWYRGSALGMAADLAGTPMTGLRVQACGDCHLGNFGAFATPERRVIFDINDFDETLPAPWEWDVKRLAASFILAGRENGFHEDTARDSALACVRSYRERMAEFSEMRKLDVWYAAIDVERLIESVHDEEARKRARKRLDRARERSVRDHAHPELALTEALTPTIRDDPPLIFHWREEGREEVMERVGKAFVAYRETLPEHRRVLLDRFQLQDVAIKVVGVGSVGTLCAVLLLTAGDADPLFLQVKEAGPSVLERYAGPSVHPNHGQRVVVGCQLMQSASDLFLGWSEGITGRHFHVRQLRDMKIKMRVEVYPPGVMRQYAELCGWCLARAHARSGEPAAISGYLGSSDAFDEAVADFAVAYADQTERDYQELRRAADAGRIPIAEEPV